One genomic segment of Thermodesulfobacterium sp. TA1 includes these proteins:
- the carB gene encoding carbamoyl-phosphate synthase large subunit has product MPKRTDIKKILIIGSGPIVIGQACEFDYSGSQACKALKEEGYEIVLVNSNPATIMTDPEMADHTYIEPLCPEVIEYIIKEERPDALLPTLGGQTGLNIAFALAKKGVLEKYKVELIGANAKAIEKAESREHFRKAMENIGLKVPKSLIITSLNEIEKAVKELGFPIIVRPSFTLGGTGGGVAYNIEELREITEKGLEMSLIHQVMLEESVLGWKEFELEVMRDFKDNVVIICSIENFDPMGVHTGDSITVAPAQTLTDLEYQRMRSAAQAIIREIGVETGGSNIQFAVNPKNGDMVVIEMNPRVSRSSALASKATGYPIAKIAAKLAIGYTLDELPNDITKETKAAFEPTIDYVVVKIPRFTFEKFSESPDELTTSMRSVGETMAIGRTFKEALQKAIAGLEIGRFGFGADGKSPSDQGVVLPKEVIKEKLVKPNSQRLFYIREAFKAGFSVEDIYNLTYIDPWFLYHLKEIFDKSEEIKGRPLETLTVEEIRELKQMGFTDYQIGFLTNTDPHKVRQYRQSLGVKSTFKLIDTCAAEFEAYTPYFYSTYEVENEGRATKNKKVLIIGGGPNRIGQGIEFDYCCVHASLALKEKGVEAIMVNSNPETVSTDYDISTRLYFEPLTLEHILNIYEEENPDGVIVQFGGQTPLNLAVPLYKHGVKILGTSPENIDRAENREKFEQLLEKLNLKRPKAGTAYSEEEAIKVANSIGYPLLVRPSYVLGGRAMRIVYSEEDLKDFISAAVKVNPEHPILIDKFLEDAIEIDVDAISDGETVVVAGIMEHIEEAGIHSGDSACILPPLHIAPRLLNEIKEATKLLAKELEVKGLINIQFAIKDDELYVLEVNPRASRTVPFVSKAIGVPLAKLATWIMLGYSLKDIGFTKEVIPPYYCVKEVVFPFKRFPKVDVILGPEMKSTGEVMGIDWDPALAYAKAQLAAGMKLPVSGTVFISVKDEDKPLVIPIAKTLQELGFNLIGTEGTCKFLSSFGIKIKEVPKISDLKRPNILDLIKNKEIVLAINTAKGKESKEDAYLIRRYTMELDIPYATTLSCARAMVESIKRLKMKSLSFSSLQKYYNYLDYKFYKR; this is encoded by the coding sequence ATGCCTAAAAGAACAGACATAAAAAAGATTTTAATTATAGGTTCAGGGCCTATTGTCATAGGTCAAGCTTGTGAGTTTGATTATTCAGGAAGTCAGGCATGTAAAGCTTTAAAAGAAGAGGGTTATGAAATAGTTTTAGTTAACTCCAATCCAGCAACCATCATGACAGACCCTGAAATGGCAGATCACACTTATATAGAGCCATTATGTCCTGAGGTAATAGAATATATCATAAAAGAAGAACGGCCTGATGCGTTGCTTCCTACCTTAGGTGGACAGACAGGTTTAAACATTGCTTTTGCTTTAGCCAAGAAAGGGGTGCTTGAAAAATACAAAGTCGAATTAATAGGAGCTAACGCTAAAGCTATAGAAAAGGCTGAAAGTCGAGAACATTTTAGAAAGGCGATGGAAAACATCGGACTAAAGGTGCCTAAGAGTTTAATCATCACTTCCTTAAATGAAATAGAAAAAGCCGTTAAAGAACTTGGTTTTCCGATCATCGTAAGGCCTAGTTTTACCTTAGGAGGAACAGGAGGAGGAGTAGCTTATAACATAGAAGAGTTAAGAGAAATCACAGAAAAAGGCTTAGAGATGTCCCTTATCCATCAGGTGATGTTAGAGGAGTCAGTGCTTGGATGGAAAGAGTTTGAGCTTGAAGTTATGAGAGATTTTAAGGATAATGTGGTTATCATCTGTTCTATAGAAAACTTTGATCCCATGGGGGTTCATACCGGCGATTCTATCACCGTAGCACCGGCTCAAACCCTTACAGATTTAGAATACCAGAGGATGAGAAGTGCTGCTCAGGCTATCATTCGAGAGATAGGGGTAGAAACAGGAGGGTCAAACATTCAGTTTGCGGTTAATCCTAAAAACGGAGACATGGTTGTTATCGAGATGAACCCCAGAGTTTCCAGGTCTTCGGCTTTAGCCAGTAAAGCTACCGGATATCCTATAGCTAAAATCGCTGCTAAACTGGCGATAGGTTATACCTTAGACGAACTACCTAATGATATAACCAAAGAGACTAAAGCTGCTTTTGAGCCAACCATAGACTATGTGGTGGTTAAGATTCCCAGGTTTACTTTTGAGAAGTTTTCAGAATCTCCAGATGAACTTACTACTTCTATGAGGTCTGTAGGAGAGACGATGGCCATAGGTAGGACCTTTAAAGAGGCTTTGCAAAAGGCTATTGCAGGTCTTGAGATAGGAAGATTTGGGTTTGGAGCCGACGGAAAGTCTCCTTCAGATCAAGGAGTAGTCCTTCCTAAGGAGGTTATTAAAGAAAAACTGGTTAAACCTAACAGTCAAAGGTTGTTTTATATAAGAGAGGCTTTTAAAGCCGGATTTAGTGTTGAAGATATCTATAATCTTACCTACATAGACCCATGGTTTCTTTATCATCTAAAAGAAATTTTTGATAAAAGCGAAGAGATAAAAGGTAGACCTTTAGAAACTTTAACCGTAGAAGAGATTAGAGAACTGAAACAAATGGGATTTACAGACTATCAAATAGGTTTTCTCACCAACACTGACCCTCATAAAGTAAGACAATATAGACAATCCTTGGGAGTAAAATCGACTTTTAAACTTATAGATACTTGTGCTGCTGAATTTGAAGCCTATACCCCTTATTTTTATTCTACCTATGAGGTAGAAAACGAAGGTAGGGCTACTAAAAACAAAAAGGTCCTAATCATAGGAGGAGGGCCTAATAGAATAGGGCAAGGTATCGAATTTGATTATTGTTGTGTGCATGCCTCTTTAGCCTTAAAAGAAAAAGGGGTTGAAGCCATAATGGTAAATTCAAACCCTGAAACCGTTTCCACAGATTATGACATTTCAACCAGGCTATACTTTGAACCCCTGACCTTAGAACATATTCTTAACATCTATGAAGAAGAAAATCCTGATGGAGTAATCGTTCAGTTTGGAGGACAAACTCCTTTAAACCTTGCAGTACCTCTTTATAAACATGGTGTAAAGATCTTAGGTACTTCTCCGGAAAACATAGACAGGGCAGAAAATAGAGAAAAATTTGAGCAGCTTTTAGAAAAGTTAAACCTAAAAAGACCTAAAGCAGGCACCGCTTATAGCGAAGAAGAGGCCATCAAAGTAGCTAATAGCATTGGATATCCTTTACTTGTTCGTCCTTCTTATGTATTAGGTGGTAGGGCCATGCGAATAGTCTACTCTGAAGAAGATCTTAAAGATTTTATCTCTGCTGCGGTCAAGGTAAACCCTGAACATCCTATTTTAATCGATAAATTTTTAGAAGATGCTATAGAGATAGACGTAGATGCTATTTCAGATGGGGAAACCGTGGTAGTAGCAGGTATCATGGAGCATATAGAAGAAGCAGGCATTCATTCCGGAGATTCTGCCTGTATCCTACCCCCTCTTCACATAGCCCCAAGACTTTTAAACGAGATAAAGGAAGCCACCAAATTATTAGCTAAAGAGTTAGAAGTAAAGGGACTCATAAACATTCAATTTGCCATCAAAGATGATGAACTTTATGTGTTAGAGGTTAATCCCAGAGCCTCAAGAACTGTGCCTTTTGTATCTAAGGCCATCGGGGTTCCTTTAGCCAAACTCGCAACCTGGATCATGTTAGGATACTCTTTAAAAGACATCGGATTTACTAAAGAGGTTATACCACCTTATTATTGCGTAAAAGAGGTGGTTTTTCCTTTTAAAAGGTTTCCTAAGGTTGATGTAATACTTGGCCCTGAGATGAAGTCTACAGGTGAGGTAATGGGTATAGATTGGGACCCAGCTTTAGCCTATGCCAAAGCTCAACTTGCCGCCGGGATGAAACTTCCTGTCTCTGGAACGGTTTTTATTTCAGTAAAAGATGAAGATAAACCTCTTGTCATCCCAATAGCTAAAACCTTACAAGAATTAGGGTTTAATTTAATAGGTACAGAAGGAACCTGTAAGTTTCTCTCATCCTTTGGAATAAAGATAAAAGAGGTTCCTAAGATTTCTGACCTTAAAAGGCCTAATATCTTAGATCTTATCAAAAATAAAGAAATAGTTCTTGCCATCAATACAGCCAAAGGTAAGGAAAGTAAAGAAGATGCCTATCTTATCAGAAGATATACCATGGAGTTAGACATACCTTATGCTACTACCCTTTCTTGTGCAAGGGCTATGGTTGAAAGCATTAAACGTCTAAAGATGAAATCTCTCTCTTTCTCATCTCTACAAAAATACTACAACTATCTTGATTATAAATTTTATAAAAGATAA
- a CDS encoding biotin--[acetyl-CoA-carboxylase] ligase has translation MASLTSFLNLDFSEFFPEIGREVWHFPTLSRAIQTSKDLIKLYPRTANGRIVRGDLLLEAKGRFDRKWFAEKGGLWVALSLYDEFLENHASLVSFIPGLAMVRCARYFGIYQAKVKWINDLHVNGKKIGGVLIERFNDWYIIGIGLNINNPLPKGIPSESFRNLLKKEIPVLEVLEVLIHWLRYYFGFLRWFEQKHLEEEHLPNLIIEDFKNFSDTLGRCVAYGYNIDRDDYLIAQAIDITSSGKLVLISEEGPIEVSTGEILYLL, from the coding sequence GTGGCCTCTTTAACCTCATTTTTAAATTTAGACTTTTCAGAATTTTTTCCAGAAATAGGTAGAGAAGTTTGGCATTTCCCTACCCTTTCACGGGCTATCCAAACCTCTAAAGACCTTATTAAATTGTATCCAAGAACAGCTAACGGAAGGATAGTAAGAGGAGATCTTCTTTTAGAGGCTAAAGGTAGGTTTGACAGAAAATGGTTTGCGGAAAAAGGTGGGCTTTGGGTAGCCTTAAGTTTATATGATGAATTTTTAGAAAATCATGCCTCTTTAGTGTCATTCATACCTGGACTTGCCATGGTAAGATGTGCTCGATATTTTGGTATTTATCAAGCTAAAGTTAAGTGGATAAACGACCTACATGTAAACGGTAAAAAAATCGGTGGGGTATTGATCGAAAGATTTAACGATTGGTATATTATAGGTATAGGATTAAACATTAACAATCCTCTTCCCAAAGGTATACCTTCTGAAAGTTTTAGAAATTTGTTAAAAAAAGAAATACCTGTTTTAGAAGTTTTAGAAGTCTTAATCCATTGGTTAAGGTATTATTTTGGATTTTTAAGGTGGTTTGAACAAAAGCACCTTGAGGAAGAGCACTTACCTAATTTGATTATAGAAGATTTTAAAAACTTTTCTGATACCTTGGGAAGGTGTGTAGCCTATGGGTATAACATAGATCGGGATGATTATTTGATAGCCCAAGCTATAGACATTACCTCTTCAGGGAAATTAGTCCTAATTTCAGAAGAAGGTCCTATAGAAGTTTCAACAGGAGAAATTCTTTATCTTTTATAA
- a CDS encoding acetyl-CoA carboxylase carboxyl transferase subunit alpha/beta, with amino-acid sequence MELHKKLKNLLETATYIRDIKGEEFFDISSLINKISEVYDNFYKYEQVYLEDFIQKTEKQLEVLLEQGEKTLTPYEIVKITRHPQRFTLQDILENVYDSYMELGGEGELNIDPAVVCAKAMIVRKVGDEIFFHQVMVIGHEKGHGEEFREGGSAKPWGNEKALRYMKMAETEGIPIHFFIFTPGAYPIEDYPGAAQQIARNLYYMAKLKVPIISFISEGGSGGAEAIGLADMRLMAEKGYYSVISPEGAAAIEAKIRDGRPPRELVEKCAKALKLTAKDNLQFGTIDRIIPEPPLGARKKDYEFFKRLKIELIKATDEVVLRTRSIKFLRKYAVSKQETENFKYYVNWDLDEDEVEILIENRYKKYRKMTQWAIYESKSLIKSFFDLGHNVSVKFKNELKYKILRQGQKTFKKFLDELTSESTLLLKPVSDPIKTVYNLIVGKKISTKVVTPSLQDEDIPTYISPLALEDKTVTCPQAEKHGCPDLWVPDLYGEFCGVCPNCGYHFPLEYKWYLNNIFDKNSIRTFNDEVFSTNPLEFEGYAEKLKAARKKTGLNSSLISFEAKIGGISLIAVMLVAEFRQGTVGVAEGEKFIRAIELAKLTRRPFLALVHTTGGIRIHEGTLGVVQMPRCTMAVRDYVDEGGLYIVVYDNNSYAGPIASFLGSAPYQFALKSTRLGFAGPRVIKETTGQDIPPDYHSAENALKRGHIQGIWDRRELRKKLFTALLTMGGKNLYYR; translated from the coding sequence ATGGAACTACATAAAAAATTAAAAAACCTTTTAGAAACCGCTACCTATATTAGAGATATTAAAGGAGAAGAGTTTTTTGATATAAGTTCTTTGATAAATAAAATCTCAGAAGTTTATGACAATTTTTATAAGTACGAGCAAGTTTATTTAGAAGATTTTATCCAAAAAACAGAAAAACAGCTTGAAGTGCTTTTAGAACAAGGAGAAAAAACATTAACCCCTTATGAGATAGTAAAAATCACCAGGCATCCTCAAAGGTTTACCCTTCAGGATATTTTAGAAAATGTTTACGACTCTTATATGGAGCTTGGGGGTGAAGGAGAGCTTAATATAGACCCTGCTGTGGTTTGTGCTAAAGCTATGATCGTAAGAAAGGTAGGAGACGAAATATTTTTTCATCAGGTAATGGTTATAGGTCATGAAAAAGGACATGGAGAAGAGTTTAGAGAAGGAGGAAGTGCTAAACCTTGGGGTAATGAAAAAGCCTTGCGTTATATGAAAATGGCAGAAACCGAAGGGATTCCAATACATTTTTTTATTTTTACTCCTGGGGCTTATCCTATAGAAGATTATCCAGGAGCAGCGCAACAGATCGCAAGAAATCTTTATTATATGGCTAAATTAAAAGTCCCTATAATATCTTTTATCTCTGAAGGAGGGTCTGGAGGGGCTGAAGCTATAGGTTTAGCTGACATGAGACTTATGGCAGAAAAAGGATATTATTCTGTAATAAGTCCTGAAGGGGCAGCTGCTATAGAGGCCAAAATAAGAGATGGCCGCCCTCCAAGAGAATTGGTAGAAAAATGTGCTAAAGCACTTAAACTTACCGCAAAAGATAACCTCCAATTTGGAACGATAGACAGAATTATACCAGAACCACCACTTGGAGCCAGAAAAAAAGATTATGAATTCTTTAAAAGATTAAAAATAGAATTGATAAAAGCTACAGATGAGGTTGTCCTTCGAACAAGAAGTATAAAATTTTTAAGAAAATATGCCGTTTCTAAACAAGAAACAGAAAATTTTAAATACTATGTAAACTGGGATTTAGACGAAGATGAAGTAGAAATTTTAATAGAAAATCGCTATAAAAAATACAGAAAGATGACCCAATGGGCGATTTATGAAAGCAAAAGTCTGATTAAATCCTTTTTTGACTTGGGACATAATGTTAGCGTTAAATTTAAAAACGAACTAAAGTATAAAATTTTAAGACAAGGACAAAAAACCTTTAAGAAGTTTTTGGACGAATTAACCAGTGAATCTACCCTTCTTTTGAAACCTGTTTCTGACCCGATAAAAACGGTCTATAATCTTATTGTAGGTAAAAAAATAAGCACTAAGGTTGTCACCCCTTCTTTACAAGATGAGGACATCCCTACTTATATAAGCCCTTTAGCGTTAGAAGATAAAACGGTTACTTGTCCTCAGGCTGAAAAACATGGATGTCCAGACCTTTGGGTACCAGACCTTTACGGAGAATTTTGTGGCGTTTGTCCTAATTGTGGCTATCATTTTCCCTTAGAATATAAGTGGTACCTAAACAACATTTTTGACAAAAACAGCATTCGCACGTTTAACGATGAAGTCTTTTCCACCAATCCCTTAGAGTTTGAAGGTTATGCAGAAAAACTAAAGGCAGCAAGAAAAAAAACCGGACTTAACTCAAGCCTTATATCCTTTGAGGCTAAAATAGGTGGAATTTCGCTTATAGCAGTGATGTTAGTAGCAGAGTTTAGGCAAGGAACAGTAGGAGTAGCCGAAGGGGAGAAATTTATAAGAGCAATAGAACTGGCTAAGCTTACCAGGCGCCCGTTTTTAGCTTTAGTTCATACTACTGGGGGTATAAGAATACACGAAGGCACGTTAGGTGTAGTTCAAATGCCAAGGTGCACGATGGCTGTAAGAGACTATGTAGATGAAGGAGGGCTTTACATCGTTGTGTATGACAACAATTCTTATGCTGGACCTATAGCCAGTTTTTTAGGGTCTGCACCTTATCAGTTTGCCTTAAAGTCTACCCGGTTGGGCTTTGCTGGTCCTCGTGTGATAAAAGAGACTACAGGACAAGACATTCCTCCTGATTATCACAGTGCAGAAAACGCCTTAAAAAGAGGACACATCCAAGGTATTTGGGACAGACGAGAACTTCGGAAAAAACTTTTTACTGCTTTGCTCACGATGGGTGGTAAAAATCTATACTATAGATAA
- a CDS encoding biotin carboxylase N-terminal domain-containing protein: protein MKERVLIANRGEIALRIMEACQELGVDYVVVYTKEDEESLHVRLAEKKYRICDYRDMNDLLAVADESGCTAVHPGYGFLSENYRFARRVVKRSRPLVFIGPSWEAIRDLGNKLFMKKLAKDLGIPVIPGTTEPVYNEIEAELKAEELLEELSSLGIQKPSLLVKAVAGGGGMGIEEVKNLDELRPTFRKIRAYAKRLFGDEGVIIEGKIPVFQHLEVQILGSKHGEYVHFGTRNCTIQSPHKQKRIEIAPGFSSQQTYNFDPQKVEEEIINYSIKLAKNFNYDSVGTWEWLVTPDGKFYLMEVNTRIQVENEISAKISFIHNKQVNLIKEQIRIAFGEKLGYSQKDIKFKGTSIEYRLIAEDTKRGFVPLSGTINKFSWPKVPWLTMRTHVPQDKPYTIPTQFDPNLALAIIYGETFEEAKKKGLDFLDQLIIEGVTPNGEKLETNISFLKEKTELLYKFLEA from the coding sequence ATGAAAGAAAGGGTCTTAATCGCTAACAGAGGGGAGATTGCACTTCGCATCATGGAAGCCTGTCAAGAATTAGGGGTTGATTATGTGGTAGTTTATACCAAAGAAGATGAGGAGTCTTTGCATGTAAGGCTTGCAGAAAAAAAATATCGTATTTGTGATTACCGAGATATGAATGACCTTTTGGCCGTGGCTGATGAATCTGGTTGTACCGCAGTACACCCAGGGTATGGTTTTCTTTCAGAAAATTATCGTTTTGCCAGGAGGGTAGTTAAGAGGTCAAGACCTCTGGTTTTTATCGGGCCCTCTTGGGAGGCTATAAGAGATTTAGGAAATAAACTTTTTATGAAAAAACTTGCTAAAGATCTCGGTATTCCTGTTATCCCTGGGACTACAGAGCCTGTTTACAACGAAATAGAGGCTGAACTAAAAGCAGAAGAACTTTTGGAAGAACTTTCTTCTTTAGGGATTCAAAAGCCTTCTCTTCTGGTAAAGGCTGTAGCTGGCGGCGGTGGGATGGGTATTGAAGAGGTTAAAAACTTAGATGAACTAAGGCCTACTTTTAGAAAAATTAGGGCTTACGCTAAAAGACTTTTTGGAGATGAAGGGGTAATTATCGAGGGCAAAATCCCAGTTTTTCAACATTTAGAAGTACAGATTTTGGGCAGTAAGCACGGAGAATATGTACATTTTGGAACCAGGAATTGTACTATCCAGAGTCCACATAAACAAAAAAGAATAGAGATAGCCCCTGGTTTTTCTTCTCAACAAACCTACAACTTTGATCCCCAAAAAGTGGAAGAAGAGATTATAAACTATTCGATAAAACTTGCCAAAAACTTTAATTATGACAGTGTAGGCACCTGGGAATGGCTGGTTACCCCAGACGGAAAGTTTTATTTAATGGAGGTTAACACCAGGATCCAAGTAGAAAACGAAATATCTGCTAAAATTTCTTTTATTCATAATAAACAGGTAAACCTTATAAAAGAACAAATAAGGATAGCCTTTGGGGAAAAGTTAGGTTATTCTCAAAAAGACATAAAATTTAAAGGGACAAGCATAGAATATCGTCTGATTGCTGAAGACACTAAAAGAGGGTTTGTGCCTTTAAGTGGAACTATAAACAAGTTTAGTTGGCCAAAAGTGCCTTGGCTTACGATGAGAACTCATGTTCCTCAGGATAAACCTTATACCATTCCTACTCAGTTTGATCCCAACCTTGCCTTAGCTATTATCTATGGCGAAACTTTTGAAGAAGCTAAAAAGAAAGGATTAGATTTCTTAGACCAACTCATCATAGAAGGGGTTACCCCTAACGGAGAAAAGTTAGAAACCAACATTTCCTTTTTAAAGGAAAAAACAGAGCTTTTATATAAATTTTTAGAGGCGTAA
- a CDS encoding adenylosuccinate synthase, which produces MPTLVVVGTQWGDEGKGKVVDVLTEQADFVVRFQGGNNAGHTLVINQKKHILHLIPSGIFRPNTICVIGNGVVVDPEVLINEIEKLKKEGVDISPNKLIISEKAQTIMPYHKALDIARETKAAQNKIGTTCRGIGPCYEDKVARKGFRLIDLTYPETFKEKLKKFLEEKNFLLKYLNAEPLRFEEIYEKYVAFGEYLKPYLTDVSQVLWNAQKSGKNILFEGAQGTFLDIDHGTYPYVTSSNTIAGNACCGSGLGPTEINSVLGIVKAYTTRVGEGPFPTELHDELGDILREKGGEYGATTGRPRRCGWLDLVMVKTALRLNGLTNLAVTKLDVLSGLKTIKLCIGYKCEGEVIDFFPSDLEKLKKVEPVYQELPGWEEDISQVKNFKELPESAKNYIKFIENYLQVPIALLSVGPERESCFLLKNPFNT; this is translated from the coding sequence ATGCCCACCTTGGTTGTGGTTGGAACTCAATGGGGAGATGAAGGAAAAGGAAAAGTGGTTGATGTGCTTACTGAGCAAGCGGATTTTGTAGTAAGGTTTCAAGGAGGAAACAACGCAGGGCATACTTTAGTGATAAATCAAAAAAAACATATTTTACATCTTATCCCTTCTGGTATTTTTAGACCTAACACGATTTGTGTTATCGGAAACGGGGTGGTTGTTGACCCTGAAGTTTTGATAAATGAAATAGAAAAGCTTAAGAAGGAAGGAGTAGATATCTCTCCTAACAAACTGATAATTAGCGAAAAGGCTCAAACTATCATGCCTTATCATAAAGCTTTAGATATAGCCAGAGAAACTAAGGCTGCCCAAAACAAAATAGGCACAACCTGTAGAGGTATAGGCCCTTGTTATGAAGATAAAGTGGCAAGAAAGGGTTTTAGATTGATAGACCTTACCTATCCTGAAACCTTTAAAGAAAAGCTTAAAAAATTTTTAGAGGAAAAAAATTTTTTATTAAAGTATCTTAATGCAGAACCATTAAGGTTTGAAGAAATTTATGAAAAATACGTAGCCTTTGGAGAATATCTAAAACCTTATCTTACAGATGTTTCTCAAGTATTATGGAACGCCCAAAAGTCTGGAAAAAACATCCTCTTTGAAGGGGCTCAAGGTACTTTTTTAGACATAGACCATGGCACCTATCCTTATGTGACCTCTTCTAACACCATAGCAGGTAATGCTTGCTGTGGAAGCGGTTTAGGTCCTACTGAAATTAATTCTGTATTAGGAATAGTTAAAGCTTATACCACCAGAGTAGGAGAAGGTCCTTTTCCTACAGAACTTCACGATGAACTGGGAGACATTTTAAGAGAAAAAGGAGGAGAATACGGCGCAACTACAGGTAGACCGAGAAGATGTGGTTGGTTAGATTTAGTTATGGTAAAAACTGCACTAAGGTTGAACGGCCTTACTAATTTAGCCGTTACTAAACTTGATGTGCTTTCAGGGTTGAAAACCATAAAACTTTGTATAGGTTATAAGTGTGAAGGAGAAGTTATCGACTTTTTCCCTTCAGATCTTGAAAAACTTAAAAAGGTGGAACCTGTTTATCAAGAGCTACCTGGTTGGGAAGAAGACATTAGTCAAGTTAAAAACTTTAAAGAACTTCCAGAGTCGGCTAAAAATTATATAAAATTTATAGAAAACTATCTACAAGTTCCGATAGCTCTTTTATCGGTTGGACCTGAAAGAGAAAGCTGTTTTCTGTTGAAAAATCCTTTTAATACATAG